Part of the Aptenodytes patagonicus chromosome 2, bAptPat1.pri.cur, whole genome shotgun sequence genome, agtTAAATTCTTTCCaagtttttattgtatttgttttcactgcagtgaaatagaaaaatttttattaaataactaACTTACCATAACAGAAGCAAAGTTGAGAACAAACTAGATGTATGAAAGGCTTATATAAAAAGTTGATACTCACTAAAAGTAATGGAATAAGTGACTTGTAATTATGTGAACCTGgtgagatgtttttaaaatttaatcaacTTGTTACTTTTTGAATACTcatattcttttaaaactgtattctCTAACAGAGGATTCTTGAACTGGAAAGCTCTCTGGCAAGGTATTCGCAAGATGACAGAAAGCAATCAGAAGAATTAAGTACTCTGATGGAGtctgaaaaaaagcagcacaataAGGAAATCAATGATATAGttgaaaaacacaagaaagaatTGGAGAacataaaacagcagcaggaaaagcttTGGACAGAAAAACTTCAAATCTTAAAGCAACAACAAgtaactgaaatagaaaaaatgagagagaaacaagAACAAGAGATAGATacaattttgaaagagaaagaaacagttttcCGTGCACACATAGAGGAGATGAAtgaaaaaacattagaaaaacttGATGTGAAACAAACAGAATTAGAAGCACTGTCTTCTGAGCTATCAGAAGCACTAAAAATACGTCACGATTTAGAACAAGAGCTCTCAGAATTGAATAGTAAATTGTGTGAAGCAAAGCAAGAATTGGAAGGAAAGttggaagaagagaggaaacGGCACAACGAAGAGGTTGAAATGATGTTAAAAGAGCACGAAATGTCTATTCAAGGTGTTGAGAAGGTACTCAAAGAGGAACTCAACAAACTCAAGCAATCCTTGGAGGAGAAAGACAGACATCTGGAGGAACTAAAAGCACATGAACAGAAACTAAAGGAATCTGCAGAAAGATCTGAAGCTGAACTTGTCCAGGTGTCTGCAAAGCTAGAGAAGCTTTCAGAGTCTCATCGGAGTACTTCTAATGAGCAGGCAAAGATTTATGAAGAGGAAttagcaaagcagcagcaaaagctgaCAGATCTTGAAGATCAAAAATTGCAACTTAATGAGCAGCTAGAAAGAACTGAATCCCAGCTGAGTGAAGTCAAGAATGAGTTAGAGGCATACATCTCTCAGGTACGTGACCTGAAGcagcatttgcaagagcaaagcaatgaaaatagACAAAAAGTAACCTCTCTAACACAACAATATGAAAGTCAACTGAAGGATCTACAAAGAGAGGCTGAAGAGACAAAGAGCAGTCTaactgagaaggaaaatgaaattgaacACATGAAGGAGTTACAGAACAAGCAGGTGGAAGAGCTTAAACAGAAACTGTTCACCGCAGAGGAGAGAATCGGTGCTTTACAAGGAGAATATGAAAGTAAACTGAAACATCAGGagaacaaaatggagaaaattaaacagaaatcaaaagatATGCAAGAAACTTTCAAAAAGAAACTTGCTGAGCAGGAAGCTAAACTAAAAAAAGAGCTTGACAACAAGCAGTTGGAGTTCAGTCGGAAAGAGAGCGAATTCAGTGCTAAAATGTTGGAAATGGCGCATGCCAGCTCAGCCGGAATCAATGATGCTGTGTCAAAACTGGAATCTAATCAGAAAGAGCAACTAGAGAGTCTTGCTGAGGCTCATAGGAGGGAGTTGGAAGAAATTACCCAGAGTTGGGAAAAGAAACTCAATCAGCAGGTTGAAGAGCTCcaggaaaaacatgaaatggaactgcaagagaaagagcaggaagttGGAGACCTGAAACAGAAACTTGCCACCTTTAGTGCTGAGAAGGAGGGCTCCAGAACAGAAATAACCCGACTGAAGGAAGAACAGGTGAAAAGGGAGGAGTCCCTGAAGGAATTGGAAGAACAACTAAGGCAGTCAGTGGCTAAGGTGAATGCTTTGTCAGATAAGGAAAGTGACCTGAAAACACAGTTGAAAAAATTGGAAAGTGATCTTAATCAGTCCCTGAAAGAGCAGTCAGGACTTCAGGAACAGCTCAGTAAACAGAAAGCAGTTGAAGAAAAGGACAAAGCCAAAATTACCGAGCTGGCTGATACACTGAAAACAGTTGAAGAGAAACTCCAAACTGTGCAGTCTTCTCAGTATAAAGATCAtgaaaattatgagaaaaaaatagaggCAATTCAGCTAAAAGAAACTGAGTTTAAAAGGTGGTCAGGAGAACTTGCAGCCCAGTTAAATGCTTACTGGAAGAATGCTGAAGCTTTAttgcaaacaaaaagcaatgaattaattgaaaaatgtcatgaaaaaattGGCATAGTAACATGCAAAATTGCAGATTGTGAGCGCCGAACTGCAAAAGTTAAAGAAGCAGTATTAATTAAAACGAGTAAGATTCCTGAACTAGAAGCTCAACTTAGAGAAGTAACAGAGCATCATTCTGCTGCAAGTTCTTCTTTGCAAAAGTCAATGCAACAGCTGCAAGAGAAGGATAATTTAATTATGTCCATGAGAGCTGACATTGAAGGACTTGTAACAGAAAAGGAACAATTGCAGAAAGAGGGAGGGCATCAGCAGCAAGCAGcatcagaaaaagaaacttgCATAACGCAGCTGAGGAAAGAGTTATCTGAAAATATCAATGCTGTCACCTCAATGAGGGAGGAACTCCAGGAAAAAGAATCCGAGATCTCTGTTCTCAACAAAACAATTAATGACCTTAATGTTAGACTTGAAAGCACGGTAAGTTTAACAGAGAAGGAAGCAGCCATGTCTCTGTTAAGCAAGCAACATCAAGAGGATCGGTTGCAGTTGTTAAACCAGGTACAGGAGTTATCGTCCAGAGTTGAGACGCTGAGTCAAGAAAAAGCATCAGCTCTTGAGCAGGTAGATCATTGCACAGCCAAGCTGTCAGAGTGGAAGATGAAAGCGCAAACCAGGATTACACAAAATCATGATACTATTAAAGATTTGCAGAGCAAACTTGAATTAAGCAATACTGAAGCCAATAAAAAGGATGAAGAGCTAAATAAACTGAAGGAGCAGCTGGCTAAAGAAAGCAAGAATCTTGATAGTTTAAAAAGTGAATtggaacaaaagcaaaacaggagggaaaagcaaGAAAGTGAGTTAACTGCAAAGTTAAAAAACCAAGCAGCAAGAATTGCTGAACTAGAAGAACACATTGctcagaaaacttcagaaaatgattCCTTGATGGAGGAACTTAAAAAGTATAATGAACAAAAAGACACAGAGCAAAAAGAGATAGCTTGGCAACTCCAGCAGGCAGAGAAGGTGGCTTTTGAGAAGGACAATAGATTTAAGGAGGCTGAAGAAAAAGTGCTTAACCTTGAGAAGCAAATAGGTTCACTGACAGCTGAATTTGAAGCAAAGGAGAGGGAATTTGATCAAATGAAGGCAGCGATACttaaaagcaaagaggaagaacTGAAAGAATTAGAAGAGAGACTGAATGCAGAGAACAGCACTAAGCTGGCAGAGCTGAAAAAGAAGGCAGAGCAAAAAATTGGTTCTATTAAAAAGCAATTGATGTCTCAGatggaagaaaaggaacagcaatTTAGGCAAGATAGAGAAAATCAGTTAAGAAACTTGGAACAAAAAGTGCAGGAGAGAGAGGCCAAAATTGAATccttggaagaaaaaattaagtcaacAAGAGATTCCACAGAGTTagagaaagaaatgctgcaaaaagtACAGAGTGTAAAAGCTGCtgtagaacaagaaaaaaataacatgcttgAAAGTGTCCAACAGACATACGAAGAGAAAATACACGTGTTACAGAAGGGCTTAACTGAAAAAGATGATTTGTTGCAGAAGTACGAAAAGGAACAACGAGAGAGTAATGACTCTCGTCtagaactgcaaaacaaacaggaagaacTCCTTAAAAAACTAGAATGTGTTGAGAAGAGCCATCAGGAGGAGCACAGTAGGACTGAAAGCCTCAGGAAAGAACTTGAGGAGCAAACCAAAAGATACACGTTGTTAGCGGATGAGCATGCTCGTTGTGGTGGCGATTTAGCAAGCAGTAGGGAAGAATTAAAAGCtaaagaacagaaacatcttgATATGGAGAATGTAATTGGAGATTTCCAGaaaaaattgcaggaaaaggAGGCAGTCAGTCAATCTTTAGAACAGAAGATAAGAGAGTTGGAAGATAATCTGGTGAAGGAAAATGACGTGCATAAGATTGAGATGGAAGATATGAGTTTGAGATATGAAGAAAAGCTAAAAAGTTTACAGCAACAGTTGGATGAAAGAAATGGCAGTCTGAAAGCTTTTGaggaaaatgctgaagaaaaggcTAAATCTGGTTTGGGGCTGCAGAAGTTAGTAGGTGATATGCAGAACCAGCAGAAGGACTTGCAGACTAAACTGGAAGAGACtgaaagggagaaacagaaacTATGCAAAGAAGTGAATAATCTTCAAAAAGACTTACGTACTCTGCGAAAAGAACATCAGCAGGAACTTGACATAGTAAAGAAGGAGTCCTTAGAAGAAATGGAGCAGAAAATCAGGTAAATTCTTTGTTCCTGGTCTTGTTACCGTTTCTTTGCTTTATCTTTAACCACTAAAACCTCAAGCATACTTTTTTAAAGCTCAGTTTGTAACAATGAAATAatgactggtatttttttttgtcatttttctaaatagagaaacagcaagaaaagagcTACTTGAAAGTAACACTTCATGAACACATAAAACACTATTTGAGTCATCAGTTTAAAAAGTGGTTTGTCTTTTGGCAAAGTAATactgcttttgattttgttttagtGATGGTCATTTTCAGCATTGCCAGAACTTAAATATAGTTCTATTTTCCTCAAACAGGAAATGAAGTTTATTAAAACTTAGTACTGAGAGCTTCATGTTCAAATAATATCAAGAATTGTTCATATGTACTGCACAAAAATGTGGTATACTGCTCAGCACTCCAGTGGTTTCTCAAGCAAGGAATTCcctaaaaattctgcttttatgcAGCACATTCTTTACTTTCAgttcttcatcttcctcagcaaaAACTCCCTATCTTTTGGAAGGGTTCAATTCTgggttgtttttaaaatgaaacacctACGCTTTCCAAGTGAATTTGATAGGAGGGGAACAAAAAGCCTCCCTGAATCCCACAGAATTCATGTAATTCAAAACCATCCCATTCTAAAATAGTTCTGGAGAAATTCCCAGATCTCCTACCTTGCTAAACTGTTGTTGCACTctctttaaacattttatttcctcactgtatttttttgacatttttgtaCAGATGTGAACAAGAAGACATTGAGTTAAAGCACAACTCCACCTTAAAGCAGTTAATGAGAGAGTTCAATACTCAACTGgctcaaaaagaaagagaattggAAACAGCAGTAAAAGAGACGATCAGTAAGTGAAATACCAATATAACTGTAATCAGTAAAATAGCCAGAAAACCAAATCTTCAGATGTTTTGGGGAAGGGGTTTTACCTGGGACTCTGATAAAGACAACATGTGTTTTATGACTGCATAGAGAACTCGGGGAAAGAACTTCTCTTGCTCAGGAAATAACATATAAATGTTAATTGTAGCACAATTAGGAAAACGCATTTGTAGCTGTTCTTTCTTACCCTCCAAGATGGATCTTTGATCTAGCACTCTGTTTGCATCTGTCATGGCAAGAGTTACCCATGGTAGCCATAGGTACCTATCTTTTTATCAtaggtacaaaagaaaaaaaagtaaggtaaGGTTTCAGAGGTGAAAGCACATTGGTGAGTTTTCATTGTAATACTACTTTGGCTTCAGCAGTACAAACCTTTAACACTCCATTGTTGAATATATGGCACTGAAGGGTGCCTTTTAGAGAAACTTAGATCCATCTGGGAATCAGAATTGCATTTTCTTAGCTGCGTCTTGCAGACTTCATTCACTGTAACCACTAACAGGTACCAACTGGATATGATGTCTGATTGCTATACCATGTGGTTATAACTAGAGTACAGCATATTTCACCACCTCTGTCCATCTTTTGCCACCATAGTGTAAGTTGGAGGTTGGAGAAGTGAGCAGAAAGCATCTTTTGACTCCACAGTTACTGGAAGTACCCCTACAAGTGAGGAATTTCTGAAGATTTGCGGATGTTTCAATTACTTCTCTAGATAGAGTAGGAGATAGAATTAGTTGATAAATATTGGTTGTGATCTTAACTTTTAGAGGAAAGTTCCAGCATCGGGTAGAAAAAACTGCTCCGAATACCAAACTGCAGGCAACAAATTTCATACATATTAGGATCAAGTGACATAGTTATTACTGACAgtgtagaaaaattaattttcttgacaGGTTTTCCTTATAGATGCCTTCCACAGTTGTCTTTAGGCTTTTTTAATATTGTTGCGACATAATTTAACagaataaataatgctttttttaatatcgcctgacttttttttttttataggtaAAGCCCAGGAGGTAGAAACCGAATTGATAGAAAATCATCACATAGAGACAACACAATTGCataaaaaaattgctgaaaaagaTGATGATCtaaaaagaactgtgaaaaaatatgaagaaattcTTGAGGTACCTTTCTGAAAAGTGATATGACTACATACATTTCAAAATAActcttccccttttttcattGCATAACTAGACAGAAAAACTACAATTCTTTCTAGTAAAGATCTTACTGCTTGAATTACACTTAATATGTGTGGTGACCTATCttgcaattaaaatgtttgtttctgtgctttatGAACATGAAAGAACACcaaaaaataaaccccagctcTGATCACTCAATAAAAATTATATGGTTAGGTCCTTATGTCCTTGAGCAGTTTGTGTTCCAGATTGAAATGAGGAAAGTGAGTTAAATTTAAGCTTTACtagagtggtggtggtggtgtgttttttcttttaaggatttAAATACAGTGTTTATGGGTCAGCCTCACTCTCTAGCTCCTTTCTCTGATGCTCTGTCCAGATTGGCACCATAGCCCTTAAAGTAAGGTTCTGTTCTATGCAGGATGCAGTCTGTTTGCATAGTTTTTATGCTagtaaagctttcatttttacttgTAAGTAAAACAAGTTCACTTACTTGTTGTAAGTGAACAATTTGTCTGCATGATATTTGCAGATAGACATAGTTTTGCTCCAGTAACACTTCAATCAGAAGTTAGCAGCCAACCTCAGTCTAAAGACACTTTACCTTCCAAGGATGCCTCCTGTTTTAGCCAAGTAAATTGTCCCAGCCCCACATGTATGGTACAAAAGATTAAACGGTTTTCAGTGCTAGACTGTACATCATATTGGGATGCAGGCTTTAATTTTGCTAATCTTAGTCCTGTTTGcacaaataatttaataaaaaagaatgtCCCTTGAATAGAGCCAGTAATAATAAATGTAAGTGAACTTCTGATTGTTTATGCTCAGTTACCAGCCTAAAGagctatgtactgagcatgactgAAGGTTTAATACTAAAAATTTCAATCTTGTGGGCAGGTTGGTGTGTTCCACTCTGATTTTTGAACTTCTAGCAAGTTGGATGGAGATGGCAGGGTTTTAAATTTAGACGCCCCTTCTTTTGTTTCCTAATTTAGAAAAATTGCATTATATAAAAcaattgaggtttttttttttttctttgtaccaTAGATCTAAATTCTGCATTTCTGGAGGATTTATGTTTCTCTTACCTGAACGTGCAGTGTGTTGCCATTCAGGTCCTTACTTTACAGGCCCAAATAGGTCTGTGATTTGAAGTCATGCAGATGTAATTCCTCTCTGTTTTCTGATGCATTCAGTCTGTATGTATGTCAGAAACATGCACGCTGTACTCAATGTATGATCTTGAAGGTTTAGACTAATTTGACTTCTGTGCAATTGGAGGACATGAACACTGTTATTTGTTGCATCTCATTGATGGTGGCAATGACGGTTGCGTGGAACTGCAATAAGCTGTAGtttgatattttaaatttcagagtATATGTTTCTTTTTTAGGTAACGGTATATGTGTGagtgttttctgttattttggggaaggaaaaaaaaaagtttagagaatttgttaccttttttcctgaaaaagtatTGCAAGCATCTCAAAAGTTAAGAAATATTTGTGTTAAATTGAGTGTATGTCATATTCATTGAGATCTCTGATAGAAGTAGGAACATATGCATCAGCAGATGTATAGGTTTTCTCAATTTAGCCTAAAGTTACCAGTTATTACCCCACTTCTACCTGACTTGGCTCATGATAGGTTTGAGAAATTTCACATCAAGGCATTTATGCAGAGAGGTATGTCTCTATCATAAATGGTAAGAAGATCAAGCAAAAATAATGCCAATTGCAAGAATGAATTTTGCTCATATAACTTTGTAGCTCTTTGTTGCATCTTAAACATGGTTAATGATGCTAAAAATTAGTCTAACTTGATTTGAGTATGTATCCTTAAAGACGAGCAGGAATCATTCAGTCTGTTAATATGATTTATTTGTGAAGTGCTCCCCTGGTACTTCTCTTGCTTTATCTGGTGTTTTCTTATCTTTCATAAAAACTTTTTTATCACATAAGATTTCATGAAAGTCTCCCTAATTAAAGGACTTGTAAATCAGCGTAGCCTGCAATTTGAGGCCTAAGTCTTTCTTCTTCAACTAAAGTATATAATTAGAGGAAAAATTGAATGTTGTGCTCCAGCTAGCTTATTTTAAGGCTATCTATGAGCTAAAAATAACGTACGTAACTTCAGGTGTGTATTCATTCATTTGTCGTAATGCCTCCCATGTGAATACAGGATAGGCCTTGTGGTTAAGATTTGGGAAATTACGACTTTATTGCAGTCTTAGTCTGTAACTGTAATTAAATCCAAATAGCATGCACTTTATTTTCAGAGCATGCCAGATGCTGTATAGAACAATAAGTTCTTACCGTAAATACAGTTTCTGTAGCATGTTGGAACCCCATGTGATctccaattattttaaattataatcttTATTCAGGGGTTTATTAAAATAATGCCTCACAGATAGGTCCCTTTTGCAGAAGTGTCATTCATCATTTTGAAttgaatttcttttctgcatttcagctaCCTTCTATGACTAAGAAGAATGTGCATGcagttttgatttatttcagtgaaCAGTAGTCTAGAAATTGTAAGATTTTAGATTCTTAatgtaaaaaaacctcaaaacccccccccaaaacccaaaccaacaacaaccaccacctcaaaaaaccccaaacagggGAAAATAGAAGCAACTGATTATGCCAGGTATTGAGAGTTTTTAACTAGAGGAGTATAaccatttataaaaaaaaaaaaaaaaatcttagaaaaagTTAATTGTTGATGTATTTTTGAGGGCATAGAAAAATCATgtgaatgaataaaaaaataatgctgtttggAGGTCATGATGTTTGAGCAAGGTTTTTATCAAAGATGGATATTCTTAAAACTTCTAGGCTGTAAAACTTGCTCGGGTACTGTGACTTCCCATTCACTAGCTTTTCAGGGAGGAGGggttgctttgtttctttttggtggCGGTTTTTGGGCCAAGGGGCTGCATGGGGAGGATGTTTTATTCTTAAGTAGGGTGCAAGGAGCACATTAAAAAGTGGCCTTACagtgaaataattctttttttacttATGGCATACCCTAAATCTGTTAAGCCTGGACCAGCTTTCTAGTTCTGCACTTATATTTCCGGTGAATATTCTGTATCACTACAGTTTGTACTCCTGAGATTTTTGAATGGAACAAAATTTTGATCAGCAGTTCTGTTCTTGATAACAGTTGATTAATTGTACCGATTTGATCTGAAGTACTACTGCATAGCAGAGCGGGCAGCTCACTGCCCTGAGTGTTTAGCATGGGTGAAACCAGAGTTTTAGTTTAGTTCAGCAGTGGAGACATGCACTTTGAATTGGAGTGCTGTTTTATAAGCTCCCTAACATGTTATCTCACAAAAAGGCCAGAGGggacacaatttttaaaaatacttctttttgcaAAGTGCCATATAGGTGGATTAACTTGCTAGGATTTAGGTCATCATGTTTTTCTCCTATAAATTTACTCCTCATACTGTCATAAAACATACAGGAAAAGTTCATTTCCTCCCTACTGTTCTTGCCACTGCTTCTTTCCTCCACGCTGCACAGTGCCCTCCAAACCCTTGTGAGCGGGAAGTCGttgtttctgaaaatgtgctTAAAACTGCTTTAGGAACATCTTTGTGAGAGTGAGGGAAGGATTTAAGACCTTGTCACTTCCAGAGTATAGGAAGTAACTCTGTATCATCATGTGTCCCTTTCATGAACATCATATAAGCAAGCACAATCCCTCCGGTAATACACTTACTGGATTATACTCGAATGCTGTTTCAGTGCCCAATAGAAatggctctctttttttttctagttttcaaaaAACTAACTGTAATCCTAACTGTGTAATCTTAATTGTTGAAGGCCTGCAAAATCTTGTTAAGCTCCTATGTttgtttcttgctcttttctgtaGTGCCGTAGTGTAACTAGCCTTTATACTGAATTTCAAGCATATTCGTTCTGTGTATAGCATAACTCTTTTTTGGATTGCTTTCTGTCCACTGTAGTTAAGGTTTTGAGTGGTTAGGTGATTAATTgtataagtaattttttttctcctgcattttgaAGGCTCGTGAAGAAGAGATGACAGCAAAAGTTCATGAGTTGCAGGCACAGCTGGAAGACTTGCAAAAGGAACACAAGCAAAGGATGGCAGAAGAAGAACGTTGGAGCAGTGAAAAAGTGAGCTGgcactaatttatttttatatctttagaTGTGAAATGCTTAGTCTTCATAAAATTCTGTGGTTTGCTCTTAATTGGATTTTATTTATGTATCTGGCCTTCACTTTCCCATACAGTTTCTATTCTTTTAGATGTTAACTTCTTCAAAAGTGAAGCTCTTTTGAATCTGCAGTATTTGATACTACCTTTTTTAATGGTATATTAAAAAGTCCAGTTGTGTTGTGATTAttaaggtggggttttttatgttaattttactGGAAGCCCTttagaaggaaaggaaatcacATTTGGTCATttttagtgtgattttttttaaaattcaaattccaAAGGGCTCTGAAATAGTGCCTTGAATATATCAATTATGGACAGGGAGGTCTGAGACCACATTTTAGTTTGAGGAattctttgaaaatattactAGTTACTATTACCCTGAGAAGAGGAAAAGTATATGAGGTGTTGACTCATTGAGAATTCATATtaaccttatttttaattttttcattgtgACAACAGGCAGCGATGGGGatgctaaatatatttatttgacaCTACAAACTTACAGTACAAATTACCTCACCACCCTAACGTTTGTCCCTTCTGCCTTCCACTTGCTTACAACACCCTTTATATTACTTTTATTAACTATTCCATGACATGAGTGTTGTTTTCataacaggaaaagcagaaatatttgtatCAGACTGCCTTGTATTCTTAATCAACTCTTGTCTACCCACTGCTGATAATCTTACATAATCTTATTATCTGGAGGAAGATTCTTTAAGAGACTTCTAAACCACAAGACATGATTCTGAAAAGTATGAAGAGTACTTTATCTTTAGGACTTCATTAACTGTTTCACTACTTGCTTTGTTATAGAAGTCTGCTATAAATACAGCATCATTTAGCATCATATTACACATGCATCTTCAGGATTACATATTCACTGATAGGACATGAAAGTTACATCAAATCTATATGCCAGCAATGGTATTTCGTTTATTTCTCAATTCTTCCCAGAAATGCGTCGCACAGATTTGCAATGGTTGCATAGAGctgtaaaatatttgaatattgcaAAGATTACATCTCTATGTAAAGATGAATCTGCTtacaataaacaaaataaacagctcATTTTGCCTGTCTTTGGAATCTTGTCCACAGTTCTCCGCTCCTTGGAGTTTCCATGGCAGACTTTGTAGAAACTCAAAGGAGTTGTTCCATCTATGGCAGGTATAAATCAGTTGAGAGAACCCCATTGCTGGTAAATAGCTTTGTTTTAAAGGATAAATGATGTATCATTTGGAGGGGAGGAAAACCAGGTTGTGTGGTAGTGCATGTACTTAAGTACAGTTAGCGCATCCAGGTTCGAAGTGCTTGCGGAGtaagaatgggatttttttggtgagGGTAAGGCAGTTAAATATCCATGATTTCACTGGCGTACAGGCATCTAGCTTTCTTGAGTAATTTTGAGAATTCCAACTAAATTCAAATGTAGCAAATTGTTCACAAGCTTTGTTTTGCATAGCTCTGATTTAACTGAATGTGAATTTCATATTTCATACTATCCGCAGTGGTGACTTCATCTCAAAACAACATAACTGTTCTAATAGTCAGATTATGCTATTGAATATGCAGATAGCTCCTGGTACATCATCTGGTCCAGTCAAAGCTCAAATATTTGAGTGCTGTAAGTAAGCGGGCTTCCAGTTCTTGTTTTATCAGTATTTCAGGACTGGATTCTCACTCCTTGACACAGTCTGTTCTGGGGTCAAGAcgtagttttctttcttcctccttaaaAGTTAAGAGTTGTTGTTCTTCTTAATTCTTACCTGTCTTAATTTGTCCATTGCCTGTCCTCAGTATGTCTGTAGGAAACTAATTTTGTTATTACCTGGTACAATAGCATATATTTGCATTACAGAGCTAGATGAGAAAATTGGACAGGGCCTGTGTACCTTGTCCACGTACCTGAGCAGAAGCGTGCAAATCCACATCTGGGTTTTACATGTGCATTCAAATGAATTCTGTCATCTTATATTTGCCGTGGTATCTTTTGTCTCaccttatttcttttttgttttgttgctttgtaacatttttctctttttttttttcccttcagcactAGTAGTAAAACAGCTCAGAAGTCTTCCATTGACTGGAAGCAACTTTTTGTGGGCAATAGGTACATTTGTTGTCTAAAGTTGGAGTCTCCCAAGTCACAGAAATTTGCCTTATAAAACCTCCTGTGCGGCTTGTTGTCATCCTAGGCCAAACATCACACATAATGTATCCGGTTTGACATGAAGCGTAATTATACGTTTGAACAATATTTGTCTGACTGTGACAAACAGTTGGCAAATACTAACATCCTTAAGCGTTAGTGTTGGGATGTAAAAATATCAGAAACTATCAGAAACTGTCTCTCttcatgagaaaataaatgactgGTCAGATGATTTAGCTCTTCAGAAGCAAGAATTGCCCTTACAGGTTTGAGATCCATAGAGGAATGATTTTCCCCTTTATTCTGTTTGCGGAGTGTAGGAAAACCCACAGGTTATATGAACCTACAGAGATGGGGAATAGCTTTCCTCTTCAACACAATTCCAAAGAGGCTTGGGAAGAAACAAGTAGTATGCACCACTTCTGTGTTAAGGTTTAggttaccttaaaaaaaaaaaaaaaaaacaaaccacacgcAAATTATTTGATCTTAACATGATTTACAACCTTGAGTTATACCCATGGCTACTAAAGCATTATTTTCCTTAGAGTTGGAACATTGAAAGATAGAAACAATTCTAAGCTGGAATTTCTGTACTTCATAAACATTGCTACCTTTCCAAGATGTAGAGCTCACAAAGCTCTTAAGCTGAAGctattttcagataaatattcACATTTCCAAATGCAACTTG contains:
- the GOLGA4 gene encoding golgin subfamily A member 4 isoform X3, yielding MFKKLKQKISEEQAPPRGAGGRAAPLPPQVPSKSPPPTGNRSRTSSITDQNDEGTLTPDKELLAGMIAEPAFLSEYTIFALDPTKQPKPQSDGVNLTKQPLPRSTENNGSGLASPQLSDSQSFAQRLQLRVPSMESLFRSPVKESLFRSSSKESLVRTSSRDSLNRLDLDAAGPTFDPPSDIESETEEPPGNMDSLSKEQLLQRLRRMERSLGNYRGKYSELVSAYQVIQREKKKLQGILSQSQDKALRRIGELREELQMDQQAKKHLQEEFDASLEEKDQLISVLQTQVSLLKQRLQNGQIGSELPDPNIQSEPQVQSPTKEISTENTLEPRSDEGNEDPVKTLETLNQRVKRQENLLQRCKEMIRSHKERCAQLTNEKEALQEQLEERLQELEKMKDLHMAEKTKLITQLRDAKNLIEQLEQDKGMVIAETKRQMHETLEMKEEEIAQLRARIKQITTKGEELKEQKEKSERAAFEELEKALSIAQKTEEARKKLQAEMDEKIKAVEKASEEERVNLQRELTRVKQEVVEIMKKSSEERVAELEKFHKKEMATKDQELSERLEAQEKAFQEKMKAALEKNQSECLKTLQEQEQQESLALEELELQKKAIQSECDKKVQKMHQEVETFRTRILELESSLARYSQDDRKQSEELSTLMESEKKQHNKEINDIVEKHKKELENIKQQQEKLWTEKLQILKQQQVTEIEKMREKQEQEIDTILKEKETVFRAHIEEMNEKTLEKLDVKQTELEALSSELSEALKIRHDLEQELSELNSKLCEAKQELEGKLEEERKRHNEEVEMMLKEHEMSIQGVEKVLKEELNKLKQSLEEKDRHLEELKAHEQKLKESAERSEAELVQVSAKLEKLSESHRSTSNEQAKIYEEELAKQQQKLTDLEDQKLQLNEQLERTESQLSEVKNELEAYISQVRDLKQHLQEQSNENRQKVTSLTQQYESQLKDLQREAEETKSSLTEKENEIEHMKELQNKQVEELKQKLFTAEERIGALQGEYESKLKHQENKMEKIKQKSKDMQETFKKKLAEQEAKLKKELDNKQLEFSRKESEFSAKMLEMAHASSAGINDAVSKLESNQKEQLESLAEAHRRELEEITQSWEKKLNQQVEELQEKHEMELQEKEQEVGDLKQKLATFSAEKEGSRTEITRLKEEQVKREESLKELEEQLRQSVAKVNALSDKESDLKTQLKKLESDLNQSLKEQSGLQEQLSKQKAVEEKDKAKITELADTLKTVEEKLQTVQSSQYKDHENYEKKIEAIQLKETEFKRWSGELAAQLNAYWKNAEALLQTKSNELIEKCHEKIGIVTCKIADCERRTAKVKEAVLIKTSKIPELEAQLREVTEHHSAASSSLQKSMQQLQEKDNLIMSMRADIEGLVTEKEQLQKEGGHQQQAASEKETCITQLRKELSENINAVTSMREELQEKESEISVLNKTINDLNVRLESTVSLTEKEAAMSLLSKQHQEDRLQLLNQVQELSSRVETLSQEKASALEQVDHCTAKLSEWKMKAQTRITQNHDTIKDLQSKLELSNTEANKKDEELNKLKEQLAKESKNLDSLKSELEQKQNRREKQESELTAKLKNQAARIAELEEHIAQKTSENDSLMEELKKYNEQKDTEQKEIAWQLQQAEKVAFEKDNRFKEAEEKVLNLEKQIGSLTAEFEAKEREFDQMKAAILKSKEEELKELEERLNAENSTKLAELKKKAEQKIGSIKKQLMSQMEEKEQQFRQDRENQLRNLEQKVQEREAKIESLEEKIKSTRDSTELEKEMLQKVQSVKAAVEQEKNNMLESVQQTYEEKIHVLQKGLTEKDDLLQKYEKEQRESNDSRLELQNKQEELLKKLECVEKSHQEEHSRTESLRKELEEQTKRYTLLADEHARCGGDLASSREELKAKEQKHLDMENVIGDFQKKLQEKEAVSQSLEQKIRELEDNLVKENDVHKIEMEDMSLRYEEKLKSLQQQLDERNGSLKAFEENAEEKAKSGLGLQKLVGDMQNQQKDLQTKLEETEREKQKLCKEVNNLQKDLRTLRKEHQQELDIVKKESLEEMEQKIRCEQEDIELKHNSTLKQLMREFNTQLAQKERELETAVKETISKAQEVETELIENHHIETTQLHKKIAEKDDDLKRTVKKYEEILEAREEEMTAKVHELQAQLEDLQKEHKQRMAEEERWSSEKAQLAQKTTLVNDSKLKEQEFKEQIHVLEDRLKNYEKNMYVTSVGTPYRDGNLHHTDVSLFGEPTEFEYLRKVLFEYMMGRETKTMAKVITTVLKFPADQTQKILEREDARPLFASPRSGIF